One genomic segment of Streptomyces sp. NBC_00239 includes these proteins:
- a CDS encoding DUF4436 family protein gives MAVGSWLQFTERQAVDTVHPAGSSAADRVDVEAAVQRVDASGRELVLRVWVTPRGSLGEAGGAAPVADLSIQTSGATLSDLEFAAHERLATRDVQVALSGGSISDYPFDTYGTDIAFRAELGGKQVPVRMLFSNHDTLFSVSTVPAPSRQEAVMAVGLKRSGSLLVFAVFMMAVMWALAASVLIGAWYLTTRGEGLVWPGLGWMAATLFALASFRNIAPGTPPIGCVLDWFAFLWAEIFIALCLIAVVVTGVDKSLKSRQRDAPPP, from the coding sequence GTGGCCGTCGGCTCGTGGCTGCAGTTCACCGAGCGGCAGGCGGTCGACACCGTGCACCCCGCAGGGTCCTCGGCCGCCGACCGCGTGGACGTGGAGGCCGCCGTCCAACGTGTCGATGCCTCGGGCAGAGAACTGGTCCTACGGGTCTGGGTGACGCCGCGAGGGAGCCTCGGCGAGGCGGGCGGGGCGGCCCCGGTGGCCGATCTCAGCATCCAGACCTCCGGAGCGACCCTGAGCGACCTTGAGTTCGCCGCCCACGAACGGCTCGCGACGAGAGACGTACAAGTGGCGCTCTCCGGCGGATCGATCAGCGACTACCCGTTCGACACCTACGGGACCGACATCGCGTTCCGGGCCGAACTGGGCGGCAAGCAGGTGCCGGTACGCATGCTGTTCTCCAACCACGACACCCTCTTCTCGGTCTCGACGGTACCCGCGCCCTCCCGGCAGGAGGCTGTGATGGCGGTGGGGTTGAAGCGTTCGGGCAGCCTGCTCGTGTTCGCGGTCTTCATGATGGCGGTGATGTGGGCGCTGGCGGCGTCCGTGCTCATCGGGGCCTGGTACCTGACGACCCGCGGCGAAGGCCTGGTCTGGCCCGGGCTGGGCTGGATGGCCGCCACCCTGTTCGCGCTCGCCTCGTTCCGCAACATCGCCCCCGGCACGCCCCCGATCGGCTGCGTGCTGGACTGGTTCGCCTTCCTGTGGGCCGAGATCTTCATCGCCCTCTGCCTGATCGCCGTGGTCGTCACGGGCGTCGACAAATCCCTGAAGTCCCGCCAACGGGACGCGCCGCCCCCCTAG
- a CDS encoding GNAT family N-acetyltransferase, which translates to MTSIVAREPACTVRPARPEDTAKIDALDTSFTTSTVFEVTASVTGFSLREVPVDPPLTKVFPDDGHDVDGGTQDGSGPAGEEPHNQTFAAVAADGGLAGFAAVSYSPWNRRLTVEDIGIAPAHRRQGIGRLLVAHAMDFARTQEAAHLWLEVTNVNAPAIHAYLRMGFTFCGLDTTLYDGTASAGEQALYMSMPCS; encoded by the coding sequence ATGACCTCCATCGTCGCTCGCGAACCGGCGTGTACCGTCCGTCCTGCCCGTCCTGAGGACACCGCAAAGATCGACGCCCTCGACACATCGTTCACCACCAGCACTGTTTTCGAAGTCACAGCCTCCGTCACCGGGTTCTCGCTTCGAGAAGTCCCGGTCGACCCACCACTGACCAAGGTGTTCCCCGACGACGGCCACGACGTGGACGGCGGCACGCAAGACGGTTCCGGTCCAGCGGGGGAGGAGCCCCACAACCAGACCTTTGCTGCCGTTGCTGCCGACGGCGGGCTGGCCGGCTTCGCCGCCGTCTCCTACTCCCCGTGGAACCGCCGACTCACCGTCGAGGACATCGGCATCGCCCCCGCACACCGACGCCAAGGCATCGGCCGACTGCTCGTCGCACACGCGATGGACTTCGCCCGCACGCAAGAAGCCGCACACCTCTGGCTAGAGGTCACCAACGTCAACGCCCCCGCGATCCACGCCTACCTGCGCATGGGGTTCACCTTCTGCGGCCTGGACACGACCCTGTACGACGGCACGGCCTCTGCAGGCGAGCAGGCCCTGTACATGAGCATGCCCTGCTCCTGA
- a CDS encoding pyridoxal phosphate-dependent decarboxylase family protein: MHHSSPAPESGPGSATAPPLCQVPPGVHPKVLRDELVAAAEWVSHYLAEVPAGAVHRPMTPVHRARLREPSLAPQGQELGQVLDFVREEIAPYPTGNGHPAFFAWVNSPPAPAGLIAELLACAVNATCGMGENALMDLERGTVRMLADLAGLPDTTGGVLTSGGSMANLLALATARTWFLTQHGAGDGPAYDRDHARLTLYYSAQAHMSVAKAAACIGLPAHRLRPVPTDHHDRLDPAALRTAVAADLDTGLLPFCTVTTLGTTATGAVDPIEPVTALCRETGMWHHADGAWGGLGAAVPALAPLYQGIGGIDSLTVDPHKTLSVPVGCGALLVPDPGNLHTAFAHQASYLTADEPGALPWLSHATIELTRPGTRALSLWATLNHLGRDGVTSLITHYLTLADQLRERITAEPRLELLAGGPWPVACFRITDPGSGDPDALHTRVARRVQAGGRAYLATVTTGGHTVLRACLCNYRTTSNDLDLLIREILHATRTGTDTDGGHPTASHRPTHR; encoded by the coding sequence ATGCACCACAGTTCACCCGCCCCGGAATCCGGCCCCGGCAGCGCAACCGCGCCGCCCCTGTGTCAAGTACCGCCCGGCGTCCACCCCAAGGTGCTGCGGGACGAGCTCGTCGCCGCCGCCGAGTGGGTGTCGCACTACCTGGCCGAGGTTCCGGCGGGCGCGGTACACCGCCCGATGACACCCGTTCACCGGGCGCGGCTGCGCGAGCCTTCCCTCGCCCCGCAGGGGCAGGAACTGGGCCAGGTGCTGGACTTCGTACGCGAGGAGATCGCCCCGTATCCGACCGGGAACGGGCACCCCGCGTTCTTCGCCTGGGTCAACTCCCCGCCCGCACCCGCCGGCCTCATCGCCGAACTACTGGCCTGCGCCGTCAACGCGACCTGCGGCATGGGCGAGAACGCCCTCATGGACCTGGAACGCGGCACCGTACGCATGCTCGCCGACCTCGCAGGACTGCCCGACACGACGGGCGGGGTGCTGACCAGCGGCGGTTCCATGGCCAACCTGCTCGCCCTGGCCACCGCCCGCACCTGGTTCCTCACCCAGCACGGCGCCGGCGACGGCCCCGCCTACGACCGTGACCACGCCCGCCTCACCCTCTACTACAGCGCCCAGGCCCACATGTCCGTCGCCAAGGCCGCCGCCTGCATCGGCCTGCCCGCCCACCGGCTGCGCCCCGTACCCACCGACCACCACGACCGCCTCGACCCCGCCGCGCTGCGCACCGCGGTCGCCGCCGATCTCGACACGGGCCTGCTGCCCTTCTGCACCGTCACCACGCTGGGCACTACCGCGACGGGCGCCGTCGACCCGATCGAACCGGTTACCGCCCTGTGCCGGGAGACGGGCATGTGGCACCACGCGGATGGCGCCTGGGGCGGACTCGGCGCCGCCGTCCCCGCCCTGGCACCCCTCTATCAGGGCATCGGCGGAATCGATTCACTGACCGTGGACCCGCACAAGACCCTCAGCGTCCCGGTCGGCTGCGGGGCCCTCCTCGTCCCGGATCCCGGGAACCTGCACACCGCCTTCGCCCACCAGGCCTCCTACCTCACCGCAGACGAACCCGGCGCGCTGCCGTGGCTGTCCCACGCCACGATCGAGCTGACCCGCCCCGGCACCCGCGCCCTGTCCCTGTGGGCCACCCTCAACCACCTCGGCCGCGACGGCGTCACCAGCCTGATCACCCACTATCTGACCCTCGCCGACCAGCTCCGAGAACGCATCACAGCCGAACCCCGGCTCGAACTCCTCGCGGGCGGCCCCTGGCCCGTCGCCTGCTTCCGCATCACCGACCCAGGCAGCGGCGACCCCGATGCCCTCCACACCCGCGTCGCCCGCCGCGTACAAGCCGGCGGGCGCGCCTACCTCGCCACCGTCACCACGGGCGGCCACACCGTCCTGCGCGCCTGCCTATGCAACTACCGCACCACCAGCAACGACCTCGACCTCCTGATCCGCGAAATCCTCCACGCCACCCGGACCGGCACGGACACCGACGGCGGCCATCCCACCGCCAGTCACCGGCCGACGCATCGGTGA
- a CDS encoding NAD(P)/FAD-dependent oxidoreductase, which translates to MREQTQVLIAGGGPAGSTAATVLAQQGFDVVLLERERFPRYHIGESLLPSLLPVLDILGAREAVERYGFVRKSGAFYGWGGQEWALRFDDPGRPATHSFQVVRSEFDDLLLQHARRQGADVRQETRVRHIAMPAGHATSASWSANDGRNGEIDFTHLIDATGRAGILGARQLGTRRVHDVFRNVAAWGYWQSSTPLPGPEGAIGVFSLPDAGWLWAIPLHDGTLSVGLVTDKRSFNQAKGHLGSVDAVYHDALARSPLLARILHSAQQVSVVKVESDYSYTSDAFCGPGYYLAGDAACFLDPLLSTGVHLAMYSGLLSAAAIATVLRGETDETTARRFYQTTYQRAYERLLILVGAFYRIHDGRDTYFRRAQQLTHRDQQGLRLHESFLNIITGTEDLHDAQEHSLDLLYEKLQSPLNGHHPNGLGGHGTSHMLPLPTTPDHAAAGLYLTLTPHPTLRPVPSHPNP; encoded by the coding sequence GTGCGGGAACAGACGCAGGTACTGATCGCCGGGGGCGGCCCCGCCGGCTCGACGGCGGCCACCGTGCTGGCACAGCAGGGCTTCGACGTCGTCCTGCTCGAGCGGGAGCGTTTCCCCCGCTACCACATCGGGGAGTCCCTGCTCCCGTCGCTCCTGCCCGTCCTGGACATCCTGGGCGCTCGCGAGGCCGTCGAACGGTACGGATTCGTCCGTAAAAGCGGTGCCTTCTACGGCTGGGGAGGCCAGGAGTGGGCCTTGCGCTTCGACGACCCCGGCCGACCGGCGACCCACAGCTTCCAGGTCGTCCGCTCCGAATTCGACGACCTCCTCCTGCAGCACGCCCGCCGCCAGGGAGCAGACGTGCGCCAGGAGACCCGGGTCCGGCACATCGCCATGCCGGCAGGCCACGCCACCAGCGCGTCCTGGTCCGCCAACGACGGCCGGAACGGCGAAATCGACTTCACCCACCTCATCGACGCCACAGGCCGGGCAGGAATACTGGGCGCCCGGCAACTGGGCACGCGACGCGTGCACGACGTCTTCCGCAACGTCGCCGCCTGGGGGTACTGGCAAAGCAGCACACCCCTGCCCGGACCTGAGGGAGCGATCGGGGTCTTCTCTCTGCCGGACGCCGGCTGGCTGTGGGCCATACCCCTCCATGACGGCACGCTCAGCGTCGGCCTGGTCACCGACAAACGCTCCTTCAACCAGGCCAAGGGCCACTTGGGATCCGTCGACGCCGTCTACCACGATGCGCTCGCCCGAAGCCCGCTCCTCGCCCGCATACTGCACAGCGCCCAGCAGGTGTCCGTCGTCAAGGTCGAGAGCGACTACTCCTACACCAGCGACGCGTTCTGCGGCCCCGGCTACTACCTCGCCGGCGACGCGGCCTGCTTCCTTGACCCGCTGCTGTCCACCGGCGTGCACCTGGCGATGTACAGCGGTCTCCTCAGCGCCGCAGCCATCGCCACCGTCCTACGCGGCGAAACCGACGAGACCACCGCACGCCGCTTCTACCAGACCACCTACCAACGCGCCTACGAACGCCTCCTCATCCTCGTCGGCGCCTTCTACCGCATCCACGACGGCCGCGACACCTACTTCCGCCGAGCCCAACAGCTCACCCACCGCGACCAGCAAGGACTACGCCTCCACGAGTCATTCCTCAACATCATCACCGGCACCGAAGACCTCCACGACGCCCAGGAACACTCCCTCGACCTCCTCTACGAAAAACTCCAAAGCCCCCTCAACGGCCACCACCCCAACGGCCTCGGCGGACACGGAACCAGCCACATGCTCCCCCTGCCCACCACCCCCGACCACGCAGCCGCAGGCCTCTACCTCACCCTCACCCCCCACCCCACCCTGCGCCCGGTCCCCAGCCACCCGAATCCCTGA
- a CDS encoding carboxylate-amine ligase, producing the protein MGAEEELLLVDPVSRAVSAQADAVVAEAAGELGARVGPELTRYQVEVRTEPHTSLAEFAEQVRSTRQAVVRAAARHGLRVISSGSPILGQVFPPPLTAGPRYTLSAETFGALDDEQCACACHIHVGVPDLATALQISNRLRPWLPALIALTGNSPFWAGRDTGYASWRTTTWGRWPVAGPPPFFESPSHFEDLVAGFIATGSVMDRGGLYWDIRPSHHVPTLEFRVADAMATPGETVLLAGLIRAMAASALQATTAGDPVLRPGPEVLRAACWRAARDGLAGQSIDLATGLLSPAVDQVDRLLSWVQPALHGHGDTEVVNTLWARLRLAGNGAERQRAAYRRRFRLTDVVDHLISTTDASD; encoded by the coding sequence GTGGGAGCGGAGGAGGAACTTCTCCTGGTCGACCCTGTGTCGCGGGCGGTGAGCGCGCAGGCGGACGCGGTGGTGGCCGAGGCCGCCGGTGAGCTCGGCGCTCGTGTGGGGCCGGAGCTGACGCGCTACCAGGTCGAGGTGCGGACCGAACCACATACCAGCCTTGCGGAGTTTGCCGAGCAGGTCCGTTCCACGCGCCAGGCGGTCGTACGTGCCGCCGCCCGCCATGGTCTGCGCGTCATCTCCAGCGGCAGCCCCATCCTCGGCCAGGTCTTCCCGCCGCCGCTGACCGCCGGCCCCCGCTACACGTTGAGCGCCGAAACGTTCGGGGCCCTGGACGACGAGCAGTGCGCCTGCGCCTGCCACATCCACGTGGGCGTGCCCGACCTCGCGACGGCACTGCAGATCAGCAACCGGCTTCGGCCCTGGCTCCCGGCGCTGATCGCGCTCACCGGCAACTCACCGTTCTGGGCGGGGCGGGACACCGGATACGCCAGCTGGCGCACGACGACCTGGGGACGGTGGCCCGTCGCCGGACCTCCCCCCTTCTTCGAGTCCCCTTCCCATTTCGAAGACCTCGTCGCCGGCTTCATCGCCACCGGCAGCGTCATGGACCGCGGCGGCCTGTACTGGGACATCCGGCCCTCCCACCACGTACCCACACTCGAATTCCGCGTCGCCGACGCGATGGCCACCCCGGGTGAGACCGTGCTCCTCGCCGGCCTCATCAGGGCGATGGCCGCCTCCGCCCTGCAAGCCACCACCGCCGGCGACCCGGTACTGCGGCCCGGCCCCGAAGTACTGCGCGCCGCCTGCTGGCGGGCAGCCCGCGACGGCCTCGCCGGGCAAAGCATCGACCTGGCCACCGGCCTGCTCTCCCCCGCCGTCGACCAGGTCGACCGACTCCTCTCGTGGGTGCAGCCCGCCCTCCACGGCCACGGCGACACCGAAGTGGTGAACACGCTCTGGGCACGGCTGCGCTTGGCCGGCAACGGCGCCGAACGGCAACGCGCCGCCTACCGACGCCGATTCCGCCTCACCGACGTCGTCGACCATCTCATCTCCACGACCGACGCATCGGACTGA